A window of the Lactuca sativa cultivar Salinas chromosome 5, Lsat_Salinas_v11, whole genome shotgun sequence genome harbors these coding sequences:
- the LOC111888032 gene encoding serine/threonine-protein kinase BRI1-like 1: MNPCLFLLFSLLLLLVTKTASQLGGDYRNGVTNKCLHKERLDLLLFKASLHDPNDTLSTWRSDEHDCCNWKGVTCNNQTCHVIGLDISGSSLGGLCGPPLTEKCPGAEDLKVPPVVGESEGDAEGVDEVWGWFYIGGGTSFATGFWITCGVLLVNRRGRHVFFSML; encoded by the exons ATGAATCCTTGTCTTTTTTTACTTTTCTCACTTCTCTTGCTCCTTGTGACTAAAACTGCTAGCCAATTgggaggcgattatagaaatggtGTTACGAACAAGTGTTTGCATAAGGAGAGGCTTGATCTCCTTCTTTTCAAAGCTTCCCTTCATGACCCCAATGATACTCTCTCTACATGGAGATCTGACGAACATGATTGTTGTAATTGGAAAGGAGTCACGTGCAACAACCAAACATGTCATGTCATAGGGCTTGATATTTCCGGCTCTAGTCTTGGAG GACTATGTGGACCTCCTCTTACCGAAAAATGTCCCGGGGCTGAAGATTTAAAAGTACCACCCGTCGTTGGAGAAAGTGAGGGTGATGCAGAAGGCGTAGATGAAGTTTGGGGATGGTTCTATATTGGTGGGGGGACTAGTTTTGCTACTGGATTTTGGATAACATGTGGGGTTTTACTTGTGAACCGTCGTGGAagacatgtttttttttcaatgttaTGA